In one Catenulispora sp. EB89 genomic region, the following are encoded:
- a CDS encoding universal stress protein, whose amino-acid sequence MKSTVVVGYDQTPHSEVALEQAAREAAMRGATLNVVTAFRRPDSSGSAQSAQDADPQDTARKTAEAVAQHGVDRVHERRPQVQATPYALVGPAGKIIAQAAHSADLLVLGSRGQGGFTGLQVGSTSMRALADACCPVLVVRGEPDVTHERIVAAVDIDEYCEPVLDFAFAEASRRGVRITVIHVWDEPWIVSYGQQDPGIADDIALIEREREDRLAALIQSVQHRYPGMQPFHQVATGSAGRLLVEAAERADLIVTGARRHGEGRHGMQIGPVTQTLLHHAACPIAVVPVS is encoded by the coding sequence ATGAAGTCCACCGTCGTGGTCGGCTACGACCAGACCCCGCACAGCGAGGTCGCCCTCGAACAAGCCGCCCGCGAGGCGGCGATGCGCGGCGCGACGCTGAACGTCGTCACCGCCTTCCGCCGGCCGGACTCCTCCGGCTCGGCGCAGTCGGCCCAGGACGCGGATCCGCAGGACACCGCGCGCAAGACGGCCGAGGCCGTCGCGCAGCACGGCGTCGACCGGGTCCACGAACGCCGCCCGCAGGTACAGGCGACGCCGTACGCGCTCGTCGGCCCCGCCGGCAAGATCATCGCGCAGGCCGCCCACAGCGCGGACCTGCTGGTGCTCGGCAGCCGGGGCCAGGGCGGCTTCACCGGCCTGCAGGTGGGCTCCACCTCGATGCGCGCGCTGGCCGACGCTTGCTGCCCGGTCCTGGTGGTGCGCGGTGAGCCCGACGTCACCCACGAGCGCATCGTGGCGGCGGTGGACATCGACGAGTACTGCGAGCCCGTTCTCGACTTCGCTTTCGCCGAGGCCTCCCGGCGTGGCGTCCGGATCACGGTGATCCACGTCTGGGACGAGCCCTGGATCGTGTCCTACGGTCAGCAGGACCCTGGAATCGCCGACGACATCGCCCTCATCGAGCGCGAACGCGAAGACCGCTTGGCGGCGCTGATCCAGTCCGTCCAGCACCGCTACCCGGGAATGCAGCCGTTCCACCAGGTCGCCACCGGCTCGGCCGGCCGCCTGCTGGTCGAGGCCGCAGAGCGCGCGGATCTGATCGTGACTGGTGCCAGGCGCCACGGCGAGGGCCGGCACGGGATGCAGATCGGGCCGGTCACGCAGACGCTGTTGCACCACGCCGCGTGCCCGATCGCGGTGGTGCCGGTGTCGTAA
- a CDS encoding GNAT family N-acetyltransferase, with translation MVTALDVPRLVAGDDFLLRAWELGDLPLVQEASDDDLIPLITTVPSAYTQEAGEAFVRRQWKKASSGGGYPFVIERVEDGRPVGNVGLWLKDVNEGRASLGYWVVASARGQRAGAAALRAVAAWALGDLQIPRLQLYVEPWNVASQRTAERVGFQREGLLRSWQRVGTERRDMIMYSMLSGDPT, from the coding sequence ATGGTTACCGCTCTGGACGTCCCACGCTTGGTCGCGGGCGACGACTTCCTGCTCCGCGCCTGGGAGCTCGGCGATCTCCCGCTGGTCCAGGAGGCGTCGGACGACGATCTCATCCCGCTGATCACGACTGTTCCCTCGGCGTACACGCAGGAGGCAGGCGAGGCCTTCGTCCGGCGGCAGTGGAAGAAGGCGTCTTCCGGCGGCGGGTACCCGTTCGTCATCGAGCGGGTCGAAGACGGCAGGCCGGTCGGGAACGTCGGCCTGTGGCTGAAGGACGTGAACGAGGGCCGCGCCTCGTTGGGCTACTGGGTGGTCGCTTCGGCACGCGGGCAGCGAGCCGGCGCGGCAGCCCTCCGGGCGGTCGCCGCCTGGGCCCTCGGCGACCTGCAGATTCCCCGTCTCCAGCTCTACGTCGAGCCGTGGAACGTGGCCTCGCAGCGGACGGCGGAGCGTGTGGGGTTCCAGCGCGAAGGCCTGCTCCGCAGCTGGCAGCGGGTGGGTACGGAGCGTCGGGACATGATCATGTACTCGATGCTCAGCGGCGATCCGACCTGA
- the chrA gene encoding chromate efflux transporter codes for MSGGAEATPRRPSDPGLATIAREWGRIGCVGFGGPPAHIALLRELCVKRRGWLSETDFEDGVAATNLLPGPASTQLAIYTAWRLRGVAGAVVGGVCFIVPGLVLILVLAALFLAGHPPLAVRGAAAGAGAAVAAVAVHAAWGLVPGSWKRAGTSRSARARWICYSVLGATAAVLVGPWLVVVMIGTGLVEVAVRTGDRRPRSGRGVAPLPLAAVAPATGGLLALAWVAFKVGALSYGGGFVIIPLMQHDAVHTYHWMSDAQFLNAVALGQVTPGPVVQTVAVVGYAAAGVGGGLLAALVAFGPSFLFVVGGASHFDRLRADARVQAFLTGAGPTVVGAIAGSAIPLAAALQHLWQFGILAAAAGWLLVARRGVVSALIAAGVLGAGAAVIGWPVG; via the coding sequence TTGAGCGGCGGAGCAGAAGCGACACCGCGTCGCCCGAGCGACCCCGGCCTGGCCACCATCGCTCGCGAGTGGGGCCGGATCGGCTGCGTCGGCTTCGGCGGGCCGCCCGCGCACATCGCCCTGCTGCGCGAGCTGTGCGTCAAGCGGCGCGGGTGGCTGAGCGAGACCGACTTCGAGGACGGGGTCGCCGCGACCAACCTGCTGCCGGGGCCCGCCTCCACGCAGCTGGCGATCTACACCGCGTGGCGGCTGCGGGGTGTCGCCGGGGCGGTCGTCGGCGGCGTGTGTTTCATCGTGCCGGGCCTGGTGCTGATCCTCGTGCTGGCGGCGCTGTTCCTGGCCGGGCATCCGCCGTTGGCGGTGCGCGGCGCCGCGGCCGGAGCCGGGGCGGCGGTCGCCGCGGTGGCAGTGCACGCGGCCTGGGGCTTGGTCCCAGGCAGCTGGAAGCGTGCCGGGACGAGTCGATCCGCGCGGGCCCGCTGGATCTGTTACTCCGTCCTCGGCGCCACAGCGGCGGTGTTGGTCGGCCCGTGGCTGGTGGTGGTGATGATCGGCACCGGCCTGGTGGAGGTCGCGGTGCGCACCGGAGATCGGCGTCCCCGCAGCGGCCGGGGCGTCGCGCCTTTGCCGCTGGCGGCCGTCGCCCCCGCGACCGGCGGGCTGCTCGCGCTGGCGTGGGTGGCGTTCAAGGTCGGCGCGTTGTCCTACGGCGGCGGGTTCGTCATCATCCCGCTGATGCAGCACGACGCCGTCCACACCTACCACTGGATGAGCGACGCCCAGTTCCTGAACGCGGTGGCGCTGGGCCAGGTCACCCCGGGGCCCGTGGTGCAGACCGTCGCCGTCGTGGGCTACGCCGCCGCCGGTGTCGGCGGCGGGCTGCTGGCCGCGCTGGTCGCGTTCGGGCCGTCGTTCCTGTTCGTCGTCGGCGGCGCCTCGCACTTCGACCGGCTGCGCGCCGATGCCAGGGTTCAGGCGTTCCTCACCGGGGCCGGCCCGACCGTCGTCGGCGCCATCGCCGGGTCGGCAATCCCGCTGGCGGCGGCGCTCCAGCACCTGTGGCAGTTCGGGATCCTGGCCGCGGCAGCCGGGTGGCTGCTGGTGGCGCGGCGCGGCGTCGTCAGCGCCCTGATCGCCGCTGGTGTGCTGGGCGCCGGGGCGGCGGTGATCGGGTGGCCGGTCGGGTGA
- a CDS encoding response regulator, whose translation MDGDSGGKIGVFLLDDHQVVRRGLKDMLEDEPDFTVVGEGSTAAEALARVPALRPRVAVLDVRLPDGNGVMVCRELRSKLPELSCLMLTSFPDEEALFDAIMAGASGYLLKQTLGADLVAAVRTVAGGESLLDPRLAAKVMAKLRAADEKKDPLSQLTAQEHKVLDLIGEGLTNRQIAERMFLAEKTVKNYVSALLAKLGLTRRVQAAVLVSEIKSEQARHH comes from the coding sequence ATGGACGGCGACAGCGGCGGCAAGATCGGCGTGTTCCTGCTGGACGACCACCAGGTCGTCCGGCGCGGGCTGAAGGACATGCTGGAGGACGAGCCGGACTTCACCGTCGTCGGCGAGGGCTCCACGGCCGCCGAAGCCCTGGCCCGGGTGCCGGCGCTGCGGCCGCGGGTGGCGGTGCTGGACGTGCGGCTGCCCGACGGGAACGGCGTGATGGTCTGCCGTGAACTGCGCTCGAAGCTGCCGGAGCTGTCCTGCCTGATGCTGACCTCGTTCCCCGACGAGGAGGCGCTATTCGACGCCATCATGGCCGGCGCCTCCGGCTACCTGCTCAAGCAGACCCTCGGAGCCGACCTGGTCGCCGCCGTCCGGACCGTCGCCGGCGGCGAATCGCTGCTCGATCCGAGGCTCGCGGCCAAGGTGATGGCCAAACTTCGCGCCGCCGACGAGAAAAAGGACCCCCTCTCGCAGCTGACCGCCCAGGAGCACAAGGTGCTGGACCTGATCGGCGAGGGGCTGACCAACCGGCAGATCGCCGAGCGGATGTTCCTGGCCGAGAAGACCGTGAAAAACTACGTCTCCGCGCTGCTGGCCAAGCTCGGCCTCACGCGCCGGGTGCAGGCCGCGGTGCTGGTCTCCGAGATCAAGTCCGAGCAGGCGCGACACCACTGA
- a CDS encoding cation:proton antiporter, which yields MSLAVLALVLAVGLVGPLLAASPRGAVPVAVGEIVAGVVVGRTGFGWVDPNGPVLAFLAQAGFALIMLVAGSHVPVGAPRLRPALGRGAVLAVFTGVLAVPAGLGVAAVFGTGHGWLYAVLLASSSAALVLPVVQDAGLSSPPVLVMTAHVAMADTAAIVLLPLAEQPSRAGHALLGALAVAGAGLAVFLILRELRRRGWQRRLHQLSRRRNLGLELREQLIIVFGLAGLAEAVGVSVMLAGFAAGLILAAQGEPRRLARQLFAVADGFLGPVFFVWLGASLQLDDLIKHPRLIGLAGALVVATVAVHAAARLLGQPLPLAVLAGAQLGVPVAAVTIGERAGLLRTGEGGAILTAALVGLAVTAGAAAIAERGAKRGDTGSGAVHGGPEPEPEPEPEPEPEPEPEPEPEPEPEPGADRPA from the coding sequence GTGAGCCTGGCGGTCCTCGCGTTGGTGCTGGCCGTCGGCCTGGTCGGCCCGCTGCTGGCCGCCTCGCCCCGAGGTGCCGTCCCGGTGGCGGTCGGCGAGATCGTGGCCGGGGTGGTCGTCGGCCGGACCGGGTTCGGGTGGGTGGACCCGAACGGGCCGGTGCTGGCCTTCCTGGCCCAGGCCGGGTTCGCCCTGATCATGCTGGTCGCGGGCAGCCATGTTCCGGTCGGTGCGCCGCGGCTGCGGCCGGCGTTGGGGCGCGGCGCGGTCCTGGCGGTGTTCACCGGGGTGTTGGCGGTGCCGGCTGGGCTCGGCGTGGCGGCCGTGTTCGGGACCGGGCACGGTTGGCTTTACGCGGTGCTGCTGGCGTCGAGCTCGGCCGCGCTGGTGCTGCCGGTGGTCCAGGACGCCGGGCTGTCCTCGCCGCCGGTGCTGGTGATGACGGCTCATGTCGCGATGGCGGATACCGCCGCGATCGTGCTGCTGCCGCTGGCCGAGCAGCCGTCGCGGGCCGGGCACGCGCTGCTCGGGGCGCTGGCGGTGGCGGGCGCCGGCCTGGCGGTGTTCCTGATCCTGCGCGAACTCCGGAGGCGGGGCTGGCAGCGTCGGCTGCACCAGCTCAGCCGGCGCCGGAATCTCGGGCTGGAGTTGCGCGAGCAGCTGATCATCGTGTTCGGGTTGGCCGGCCTGGCCGAGGCGGTCGGGGTGTCGGTGATGCTCGCGGGGTTCGCGGCCGGGTTGATACTGGCGGCTCAGGGCGAGCCGCGTCGGCTGGCCCGTCAGCTGTTCGCCGTGGCCGACGGTTTCCTGGGGCCGGTGTTCTTCGTCTGGTTGGGCGCTTCACTCCAGCTCGACGACCTGATCAAGCATCCCCGGCTGATCGGCTTGGCAGGGGCTCTGGTGGTGGCGACTGTCGCGGTGCACGCAGCCGCTCGCCTGCTGGGCCAGCCGCTGCCGCTCGCCGTGCTGGCCGGCGCGCAGCTCGGGGTGCCGGTCGCGGCGGTCACCATCGGGGAGCGGGCCGGTCTGCTGCGGACCGGGGAAGGCGGCGCGATCCTGACGGCCGCCCTGGTGGGCCTCGCGGTGACGGCCGGGGCCGCGGCGATCGCCGAGCGTGGTGCGAAGCGTGGGGATACGGGGTCGGGTGCCGTACACGGTGGCCCGGAGCCGGAGCCGGAGCCGGAGCCGGAGCCAGAGCCAGAGCCCGAGCCCGAGCCCGAGCCAGAGCCGGAGCCCGAGCCAGGTGCCGACCGGCCCGCCTGA
- a CDS encoding SRPBCC family protein has product MSDVTESVDVNVPINTAYHQWTQFESFPEFMNGVESISRIDDRHSHWVTNVGGARREFDAEITEQHPDERIAWKSTDGDTSHAGVVTFHRLGDTETRVTVHLAWEPQGLVEKVGSALGMDGHQIKADTARFKKFIEQRGAETGAKTDTQTGTQTGRPGGADIVEVLLAQHEHIKETFARVQAASGDTKEQLFGELAALLHAHESGEQQVVHPVTRAAKHDGGDLVAMACIAEERQADQRIAELKKLGTGHSQFDAKLEAFHQAVLAHAAHEERDEFPRLSQLPAERRQAMANELRSVDAI; this is encoded by the coding sequence ATGAGTGACGTGACCGAATCGGTCGACGTGAACGTGCCGATCAACACCGCCTACCACCAGTGGACGCAGTTCGAGTCGTTCCCGGAGTTCATGAACGGCGTCGAGTCCATCAGCCGGATCGACGACCGGCACAGCCACTGGGTGACGAACGTCGGCGGGGCACGGCGCGAGTTCGACGCCGAGATCACCGAACAGCACCCGGACGAGCGCATCGCCTGGAAGAGCACCGACGGGGACACTAGCCATGCCGGAGTCGTGACGTTCCACCGGCTCGGCGACACCGAGACCAGGGTCACCGTGCACCTCGCCTGGGAGCCTCAGGGCCTGGTGGAGAAGGTCGGCAGCGCCCTCGGGATGGACGGCCACCAGATCAAGGCTGACACGGCACGGTTCAAGAAGTTCATCGAGCAGCGCGGCGCCGAGACCGGCGCCAAGACCGACACTCAGACCGGCACCCAGACCGGCCGGCCGGGTGGTGCCGACATCGTCGAGGTCCTCCTCGCCCAGCATGAGCACATCAAGGAGACGTTCGCCCGGGTGCAGGCGGCCTCCGGCGATACCAAGGAACAGCTGTTCGGCGAGCTCGCCGCCCTACTTCACGCCCACGAAAGCGGCGAGCAGCAGGTGGTGCACCCCGTGACGCGCGCCGCCAAGCACGACGGCGGCGACCTGGTCGCCATGGCCTGCATCGCGGAGGAACGGCAAGCCGATCAGCGGATCGCCGAACTCAAGAAGCTCGGCACCGGCCACTCGCAGTTCGACGCCAAGCTCGAGGCGTTCCACCAAGCCGTCCTCGCGCACGCCGCCCACGAGGAGCGGGACGAGTTCCCGCGCCTCAGCCAGCTCCCCGCCGAACGCCGACAGGCGATGGCCAACGAGCTCCGGAGCGTGGACGCCATCTAG
- a CDS encoding winged helix-turn-helix transcriptional regulator, with translation MPSKPWTGYGRFCPLARGLDVIGERWTLVIVQELLKQPYRYGALLDRLPGISTSVLADRLRRLERAGVVARESGVVGAGVMYTLTARGRELEQALGALRRWGVGFLADPTADGSDRQNFDVTYVQGIETLADGQFQLVVDDRPATLYFTAGRLRQEPGAAPGAELIVRTDAEFLDRWAAGEAGWDEGRASGEVSVEGPAAAWPRWLAATGYLLRVEPDPGDGLVMEEGRHD, from the coding sequence ATGCCAAGCAAGCCCTGGACCGGCTACGGGCGGTTCTGTCCGCTGGCCCGCGGGCTGGACGTGATCGGCGAGCGCTGGACGCTCGTGATCGTCCAGGAGCTGCTCAAACAGCCGTACCGCTACGGCGCCCTGCTGGACCGGCTGCCCGGGATCAGCACCAGCGTCCTGGCCGACCGGCTGCGCCGCCTGGAGCGAGCCGGCGTGGTGGCACGGGAATCCGGTGTTGTCGGCGCCGGCGTGATGTACACGCTCACCGCCCGCGGCCGGGAGCTGGAGCAGGCCCTCGGCGCTCTGCGCCGATGGGGCGTGGGATTCCTGGCCGATCCGACAGCCGACGGCTCGGACCGCCAGAACTTCGACGTCACCTACGTCCAGGGCATCGAGACGCTGGCCGACGGCCAGTTCCAGCTTGTCGTCGACGACCGGCCGGCGACCCTGTACTTCACCGCGGGGCGGCTGCGCCAGGAACCCGGAGCCGCGCCCGGGGCGGAGCTGATCGTGCGGACGGATGCGGAATTCCTGGACCGCTGGGCTGCGGGCGAGGCGGGCTGGGACGAGGGCCGCGCCTCCGGCGAAGTGAGCGTCGAAGGCCCCGCTGCGGCGTGGCCGCGTTGGCTGGCCGCCACCGGCTACCTCCTACGGGTCGAGCCGGACCCCGGCGACGGCCTCGTGATGGAAGAAGGCAGACATGACTGA
- the gnd gene encoding phosphogluconate dehydrogenase (NAD(+)-dependent, decarboxylating), giving the protein MQLGMVGLGRMGANIARRLMRDGHSCVVFDRDPDAVAALEKEGATAASSLADLAGKLSPPRAVWVMLPAGEITGTAVDELASHLTAQDTVIDGGNSYYRDDIARAAELAKRGVHLIDCGTSGGVWGLERGYSLMIGGAADAVDRLRPIFLSISPGIDSKPRTQGRTGQPEPAEHGFLHCGPSGAGHFVKMVHNGIEYGMMASLAEGLNILRHADAGKDTAGGDAETAPMEQPEFYRYDLDIAAIAEVWRRGSVVESWLLDLTAAALAQSPNLEEFAGHVSDSGEGRWTSIAAIDEGVPAPVLTTALYSRFASRGLDDFADKALSAMRKGFGGHDEKKQ; this is encoded by the coding sequence CGCCCGCCGCCTGATGCGCGACGGCCACTCCTGCGTGGTGTTCGACCGCGACCCGGACGCGGTCGCGGCGCTGGAGAAGGAGGGCGCGACCGCGGCCTCGTCGCTGGCCGACCTGGCCGGCAAGCTGTCCCCGCCGCGGGCGGTCTGGGTGATGCTGCCCGCCGGCGAGATCACCGGCACCGCCGTCGACGAGTTGGCCTCGCACCTGACCGCGCAGGACACGGTCATCGACGGCGGCAACTCCTACTACCGCGACGACATCGCGCGCGCCGCCGAGCTGGCGAAGCGCGGCGTCCACCTCATCGACTGCGGCACCAGCGGCGGCGTGTGGGGACTGGAGCGCGGCTACAGCCTCATGATCGGAGGCGCCGCGGACGCTGTGGACCGGCTGCGCCCGATCTTCCTGTCAATCTCCCCCGGCATCGACAGCAAGCCCCGTACCCAGGGACGCACCGGACAGCCCGAACCCGCCGAACACGGGTTCCTGCACTGCGGCCCTTCCGGCGCGGGGCACTTCGTGAAGATGGTCCACAACGGCATCGAGTACGGGATGATGGCCTCCCTGGCCGAGGGACTCAACATCCTGCGTCACGCCGACGCGGGCAAAGACACGGCCGGCGGCGACGCCGAGACCGCGCCGATGGAGCAGCCGGAGTTCTACCGGTACGACCTGGACATCGCCGCCATCGCCGAGGTGTGGCGCCGGGGCAGCGTCGTCGAGTCCTGGCTCCTGGACCTCACCGCGGCGGCCCTGGCCCAGTCCCCGAATCTGGAGGAGTTCGCCGGACACGTGTCCGATTCCGGCGAGGGCCGGTGGACATCGATCGCAGCCATCGACGAAGGCGTCCCCGCACCGGTGCTCACCACCGCGCTGTACTCGCGATTCGCCTCACGCGGCCTGGACGACTTCGCCGACAAGGCCCTGTCCGCGATGCGCAAGGGCTTCGGCGGCCACGACGAGAAGAAGCAGTGA
- a CDS encoding RNA polymerase sigma factor, whose product MGERDAAPAPGPDQTDVGRIFRQESGRSVAALIRLFGDIDIAEDAVQEAFTVALAKWPGDGLPPNPGGWITTTARNRAIDRLRRETRGRELLREAAVLSPCDEDPGGPEVTGSVPDDRLRLIFTCCHPALSVEAQVALTLRLLCGLSTKEIARSFLVAEQTMAVRLVRAKRKIKAARIPYRVPADHELPDRLRPVLAVVYLVYTTGLDAPAEPGLCPEAIRLARILATLMPDEPEVASLLTLLLLTESRRASRTRPDGTLVLLADQDRARWDRALITEGQGIIRSCINRNEPGPYQLQAAINAVHADAPTAEQTDWPQILTLYNQLLAMAPTPVVALNRAIAVAEVHGPAAGLALVEELDIDNYHRFHATRADLLRRLGRSTEAAAAYQQAAELAPTDAERDFLKHGGRGARGSFDAP is encoded by the coding sequence ATGGGCGAACGCGACGCCGCACCCGCACCCGGGCCCGACCAGACCGACGTCGGCCGGATCTTCCGCCAGGAGTCCGGCCGCTCGGTGGCCGCGTTGATCCGCCTGTTCGGCGACATCGACATCGCCGAGGACGCAGTCCAGGAGGCGTTCACGGTCGCCCTGGCCAAATGGCCCGGCGACGGACTGCCGCCCAACCCCGGCGGCTGGATCACCACGACCGCCCGCAACCGCGCCATCGACCGCCTGCGCCGCGAGACCCGCGGACGGGAACTACTCAGGGAGGCCGCGGTGCTCTCACCCTGCGACGAAGACCCCGGCGGCCCCGAGGTGACAGGGTCCGTGCCCGATGACCGGCTGCGGCTCATCTTCACCTGCTGCCACCCGGCGCTTTCCGTCGAGGCGCAGGTCGCCCTCACCCTCCGACTGCTATGCGGTCTATCGACCAAGGAGATCGCCAGGTCCTTCCTGGTCGCCGAGCAGACGATGGCGGTACGCCTGGTACGCGCCAAACGCAAGATCAAGGCCGCACGGATCCCCTACCGCGTACCGGCCGACCACGAACTGCCCGACCGCCTGCGCCCGGTACTGGCCGTGGTCTACCTCGTCTACACCACCGGGCTGGACGCACCGGCCGAACCTGGTCTGTGCCCCGAGGCGATCCGCCTCGCACGAATCCTGGCCACCCTCATGCCCGACGAACCCGAAGTGGCCAGCCTGCTCACGCTACTACTGCTGACCGAATCCCGTCGCGCTTCGCGAACGCGGCCCGACGGCACCCTGGTTCTCCTGGCCGACCAAGACCGCGCCCGATGGGATCGAGCCCTGATCACCGAAGGCCAGGGAATCATCCGCAGCTGCATCAACCGCAACGAACCCGGCCCGTACCAGCTGCAGGCAGCCATCAACGCCGTGCACGCCGACGCCCCCACCGCCGAACAGACCGACTGGCCGCAGATCCTCACGCTGTACAACCAGCTGCTGGCAATGGCTCCCACACCTGTCGTAGCCCTCAACCGCGCCATCGCCGTCGCAGAGGTACACGGTCCCGCCGCCGGACTTGCCCTGGTGGAGGAGTTGGACATCGACAACTACCACCGGTTCCACGCCACCCGCGCCGATCTGCTGCGCCGGCTGGGCCGGAGCACCGAGGCCGCCGCCGCATATCAGCAAGCCGCCGAACTGGCGCCGACCGACGCCGAGCGCGACTTCCTCAAGCACGGAGGCCGGGGCGCCCGCGGATCGTTTGATGCACCCTGA
- a CDS encoding ImmA/IrrE family metallo-endopeptidase, which translates to MDTSAARPARRKHLRRLRQRCEQHIVDLALPKPSDLTTLRRTLEEHRSRSIVLVPMPMPAWYPCGIWVAAETEELIFYDTNTTSAQQEHIILHELGHIVCGHHGAGLLDDTSAKSLFPNLDPEIVRDMLMRTTYDDVQEQEAEIAAHLLAERLVRSSCHVDQKSAIEESTIERVERALL; encoded by the coding sequence ATCGACACCTCCGCGGCCCGTCCGGCTCGCCGCAAGCACCTGCGCCGTCTGCGGCAGCGCTGCGAACAGCACATCGTGGATCTCGCGCTGCCCAAGCCGTCCGACCTGACCACCTTGCGCAGAACGCTCGAGGAGCACCGGAGCCGCTCGATCGTGCTGGTCCCGATGCCCATGCCCGCCTGGTATCCGTGCGGGATATGGGTCGCCGCCGAAACAGAAGAGCTCATCTTCTACGACACCAACACCACCAGCGCCCAGCAGGAACACATCATCCTGCACGAACTCGGCCACATCGTCTGCGGCCACCACGGCGCCGGGCTGCTGGACGACACGAGCGCCAAGTCGCTCTTCCCCAACCTCGATCCGGAGATCGTGCGCGACATGCTCATGCGCACCACCTACGACGACGTCCAGGAGCAGGAGGCCGAAATCGCCGCGCACCTGCTCGCCGAACGCCTCGTCCGCTCCTCGTGCCACGTCGACCAGAAGTCCGCCATCGAGGAAAGCACGATCGAACGCGTCGAACGCGCACTGCTGTAG
- a CDS encoding nuclear transport factor 2 family protein, which translates to MDASELFRTYLDRFTSGDTAGAAELLTDDFRFHGPILRSEGKAAFLAGSAQLGPIMRGVQIHQQWQDGDQVCSFYDFKIETPAGAGSIPMAEWNTVRDGKLASARLIFDTAAMAALMPTA; encoded by the coding sequence ATGGACGCCAGCGAGCTCTTCCGCACCTACCTCGACCGCTTCACCTCCGGCGACACGGCCGGCGCCGCCGAGCTGCTCACCGACGACTTCCGATTCCACGGGCCGATCCTGCGATCCGAGGGCAAAGCAGCCTTCCTGGCCGGCTCGGCACAGCTGGGCCCGATCATGCGCGGCGTCCAGATCCACCAGCAGTGGCAGGACGGCGACCAGGTCTGCTCCTTCTACGACTTCAAGATCGAGACTCCGGCCGGGGCCGGGTCGATCCCGATGGCCGAATGGAACACCGTCCGCGACGGCAAACTCGCCTCCGCGCGCCTCATCTTCGACACCGCGGCCATGGCCGCACTGATGCCGACCGCCTAG